One Rhizobium sp. NRK18 genomic window carries:
- the cheD gene encoding chemoreceptor glutamine deamidase CheD, translated as MTVDAPVKRVHIIQGEYKISNDPDVVLTTILGSCVAACMRDPVAGVGGMNHFLLPGNAASLAAGGDATRYGVHLMELLINGLLKAGARRDRLEAKIFGGAKTIASFSNVGDQNAAFATQFLKDEGIPIVGSSTGGDHGRKLEYWPISGRARQHPLTGAETQKTVALEQRRPVVAPKPVDNSIEFF; from the coding sequence ATGACAGTCGACGCACCAGTCAAACGAGTCCACATAATTCAAGGCGAGTACAAGATCTCGAATGATCCGGATGTCGTCCTGACGACCATCCTGGGCTCGTGCGTGGCTGCGTGCATGCGTGATCCGGTCGCCGGCGTCGGGGGCATGAACCATTTCCTCCTTCCGGGAAATGCCGCGTCCCTGGCCGCCGGTGGCGACGCCACCCGCTATGGCGTTCATCTGATGGAATTGCTGATCAACGGCCTGCTGAAGGCGGGCGCCCGACGCGACCGGCTGGAGGCGAAAATCTTCGGCGGCGCAAAGACCATTGCCTCCTTCTCCAATGTGGGGGATCAGAACGCGGCGTTTGCCACGCAGTTCCTGAAGGATGAAGGCATTCCGATCGTTGGCTCGTCGACAGGCGGTGACCACGGCCGGAAACTTGAATACTGGCCGATCAGCGGCCGTGCGCGCCAGCATCCGCTGACCGGCGCCGAAACTCAAAAGACGGTTGCGCTGGAGCAGCGTCGCCCGGTTGTCGCGCCGAAGCCGGTCGACAACTCCATCGAATTTTTCTGA
- a CDS encoding response regulator, protein MSLAEKIKVLIVDDQVTSRLLLSDALTQLGFKQITAAGDGEQGMKIMQQQPHHLVISDFNMPKMDGLGLLQAVRSNPATKKAAFIILTAQGDRALVQKAAQLGANNVLAKPFTIEKMKASIEAVFGALK, encoded by the coding sequence ATGTCGCTAGCGGAAAAGATAAAAGTGCTGATCGTCGACGATCAGGTCACGAGCCGCCTGTTGCTGAGTGATGCCTTGACCCAGCTTGGTTTCAAGCAGATCACGGCCGCAGGCGACGGCGAGCAGGGCATGAAGATCATGCAGCAGCAGCCGCATCACCTGGTGATTTCGGACTTCAACATGCCGAAGATGGACGGCCTCGGGCTGCTCCAGGCCGTGCGCAGCAATCCGGCGACGAAGAAGGCCGCGTTCATCATCCTGACCGCGCAGGGCGACCGTGCGCTGGTTCAGAAGGCCGCCCAGCTGGGTGCCAACAACGTCCTGGCGAAGCCGTTCACCATCGAAAAGATGAAAGCCTCGATCGAAGCGGTATTCGGAGCGCTTAAATGA
- the cheB gene encoding protein-glutamate O-methylesterase CheB: MSMPARVLVVDDSPTMRGLITAVLNADPEVSVIGQAGDAMEARQAIKQLNPDVVTLDIEMPNMNGLDFLEKIMKLRPMPVIMVSSMTHRGAGATLAALEIGAFDCVGKPAPGEPVPFYDLAEKVKAAARSQHRYIRTPAAQPQPPRAVSEYHVGRKIVAIGSSTGGVEALITVLQNFPANCPPTVITQHMPGTFTTSFAERLNRLCAPVVTEATDGARLEIGKIYLAPGGERHLQIVNPSAPCCRLIDSGPVNGHRPSVDVLFNSVAEIAGRKSVGVILTGMGRDGANGLLAMRRAGASTIGQNEKTCVVYGMPRVAYEIGAVEQQLPLGSIGEEILKMTAARKEGIE, encoded by the coding sequence ATGAGCATGCCCGCTCGCGTCCTCGTCGTCGATGACTCGCCCACCATGCGCGGTCTGATCACTGCCGTCCTGAATGCCGATCCGGAAGTCTCCGTCATCGGTCAGGCCGGTGACGCAATGGAGGCCCGTCAGGCCATCAAGCAACTCAATCCCGATGTCGTCACGCTCGACATCGAGATGCCGAACATGAATGGCCTCGACTTTCTGGAGAAGATCATGAAGCTCCGGCCGATGCCGGTCATCATGGTCTCCTCGATGACCCATCGCGGTGCCGGCGCCACGCTGGCCGCCCTGGAAATCGGTGCTTTCGATTGCGTCGGCAAGCCCGCACCCGGCGAGCCTGTGCCGTTCTACGATCTCGCCGAGAAGGTGAAGGCCGCCGCCCGTTCGCAGCATCGCTACATACGCACCCCCGCCGCGCAGCCGCAGCCGCCGCGCGCCGTGTCGGAATATCATGTCGGCCGAAAGATCGTCGCGATCGGCTCCTCGACTGGTGGCGTCGAGGCGCTGATCACGGTGCTGCAGAATTTCCCGGCCAACTGCCCGCCGACGGTGATCACCCAGCACATGCCGGGAACCTTCACCACCAGTTTCGCCGAACGCCTGAACCGTCTCTGTGCACCGGTCGTCACAGAAGCGACGGACGGCGCGCGCCTCGAGATCGGCAAGATCTACCTGGCGCCGGGCGGCGAACGCCATCTGCAGATCGTCAATCCGTCGGCGCCGTGCTGCCGCCTGATCGACAGCGGTCCGGTCAACGGTCACCGGCCATCGGTGGACGTCCTGTTCAACTCGGTCGCAGAGATCGCCGGACGCAAGTCCGTCGGCGTCATCCTGACCGGTATGGGCCGCGACGGAGCAAACGGACTTCTGGCGATGCGCCGTGCGGGTGCCAGCACCATCGGCCAGAACGAGAAGACGTGCGTGGTTTATGGAATGCCGAGAGTTGCCTACGAGATTGGAGCCGTAGAGCAGCAGCTCCCCCTTGGCTCCATAGGGGAAGAGATATTGAAAATGACAGCCGCCCGGAAGGAAGGGATAGAATAA
- the cheR gene encoding protein-glutamate O-methyltransferase CheR, giving the protein MSLMRAPDSRQSADDVLASGEYPLTRRDLTEIAAMIYADAGIFLNETKASLVYSRLSKHIRNLGLSGFREYCELVSSEQGAPERREMLSHLTTNFTKFFRENHHFEHLKADVLPDLIQRAKSGGRVRIWSAACSDGQEPYSIALTVLAMAPNIADYDFRILATDIDPKILAIARAGAYDHSSADTISPEMRRQWFKDVDVNGRRKLQIDDRVKKLITFNELNLMAQWPFKGQFDVIFCRNVVIYFDEPTQVKIWNRFAGLMPLGGHLYIGHSERVSGPAKDEFDNIGITTYRYIGKSGRKTA; this is encoded by the coding sequence ATGAGTTTAATGCGTGCTCCTGATTCAAGGCAGTCGGCGGACGATGTTCTGGCCAGTGGCGAATATCCGCTGACCCGGCGCGACCTGACCGAAATCGCCGCAATGATCTACGCAGATGCCGGTATCTTCCTCAATGAGACGAAGGCGTCGCTCGTCTATTCGCGGCTATCCAAGCACATCCGCAATCTGGGCCTCAGCGGCTTCCGCGAATATTGCGAACTGGTGTCGTCCGAACAGGGCGCACCCGAACGTCGCGAAATGCTGTCGCACCTGACGACGAACTTCACGAAGTTCTTCCGCGAAAACCATCATTTCGAGCACCTGAAGGCCGATGTCCTGCCGGATCTCATCCAGCGCGCCAAGTCCGGCGGTCGGGTACGCATCTGGTCGGCTGCCTGTTCTGACGGGCAGGAGCCCTATTCGATCGCGCTCACCGTTCTGGCGATGGCGCCGAATATCGCAGATTACGACTTCCGCATCCTCGCGACGGATATCGACCCGAAAATTCTGGCGATCGCCCGCGCCGGTGCCTACGATCATTCGTCCGCCGACACCATTTCGCCGGAAATGCGCCGCCAGTGGTTCAAGGACGTCGACGTCAACGGCCGCCGCAAGCTGCAGATCGACGACCGCGTCAAGAAGCTGATCACCTTCAACGAGCTGAACCTCATGGCGCAGTGGCCGTTCAAGGGCCAGTTCGACGTCATCTTCTGCCGCAACGTCGTCATCTATTTCGATGAGCCGACACAGGTGAAGATCTGGAACCGGTTTGCCGGCCTCATGCCGCTGGGCGGCCATCTCTATATCGGTCATTCCGAACGCGTGTCGGGTCCCGCCAAGGACGAGTTCGACAATATCGGCATCACCACGTATCGCTATATCGGCAAGAGCGGGAGGAAAACTGCATGA
- a CDS encoding chemotaxis protein CheA has product MDMNEIKEIFFQECEEQLAELESGLLKMNDGDRDPETVNAVFRAVHSIKGGAGAFGLDDLVAFAHVFETTLDCVRSNKLEPNLDVMKVMLKSADVLADLTAAARDGGSVDPSRSAGLVKELEALAKGEMPAPSAAAPTPVPTPAPAPAAAPQPAAGEEGFAPIPFSFDDFGGEEEAQGPLPSFDVKFKPRAELYNKGNEAALLLRDLSRIGTMSIRCDMESLPVLDQMDPEGAYFHWDISIETEKGEEGIRSVFEFAEWDCDLEITAHATDAEGDASELPMIPVPFDLSALDGVDEADEEPVMETVVEPVRPAPAPVIAAPIADAIAAAQTARDVVRQTASSTSEAEKAAALAAAAQAQNSAGGGVAQTIRVDLDRVDRLINLVGELVINQAMLSQSVIENDASGTNSMNMGLEELQQLTREIQDSVMAIRAQPVKPVFQRMSRIVREVADMTGKQIRLITEGENTEVDKTVIDKLAEPLTHMIRNAVDHGVETPEKREAAGKNPEGTVRLTAKHRSGRILIELADDGAGINRERVRQKAIDNDLITSETPLSDEEIDNLIFLPGFSTADKISDISGRGVGMDVVKRSIQALGGRISISSTPGKGSVFTMSLPLTLAVLDGMVVTVAGQTLVVPLTAIVETLQPEAKSIHSYGSNHRLLSIRDGFCPLVDVGRILNYRATSADPVEGVALLVESESGGQRALMVDAIQGQRQVVIKSLEANYSHVPGIAAATILGDGRVALILDVDAVCAASRGQPLSPNAALAAAG; this is encoded by the coding sequence ATGGATATGAACGAAATCAAAGAGATCTTTTTCCAGGAGTGCGAGGAGCAGCTCGCCGAACTGGAATCCGGTCTCCTGAAGATGAATGATGGCGATCGTGATCCCGAAACGGTGAATGCCGTGTTCCGGGCCGTCCATTCGATCAAGGGCGGCGCCGGTGCGTTCGGCCTCGACGATCTGGTGGCGTTCGCGCATGTTTTCGAGACCACTCTTGATTGCGTTCGATCCAACAAGCTTGAGCCAAACCTGGACGTCATGAAGGTGATGCTCAAGTCGGCCGACGTGCTCGCCGATCTGACCGCCGCCGCCCGTGACGGCGGCAGTGTCGATCCGAGCCGCAGCGCCGGGCTCGTCAAGGAGCTCGAGGCGCTCGCAAAGGGGGAAATGCCAGCACCCTCCGCCGCCGCGCCGACGCCTGTACCGACACCCGCCCCAGCTCCGGCCGCTGCTCCACAGCCGGCTGCTGGTGAGGAAGGTTTTGCGCCGATCCCGTTCTCCTTCGACGATTTCGGTGGCGAAGAAGAAGCTCAGGGACCGCTTCCCTCCTTCGATGTGAAGTTCAAGCCGCGTGCCGAACTGTACAACAAGGGCAACGAAGCAGCGCTTCTGCTGCGCGACCTGTCGCGCATCGGAACGATGAGCATCCGTTGCGACATGGAATCCCTCCCGGTCCTCGACCAGATGGATCCGGAAGGCGCCTACTTCCATTGGGATATCTCCATCGAAACGGAAAAGGGCGAAGAAGGCATTCGTTCGGTCTTCGAATTCGCCGAGTGGGATTGCGACCTCGAGATAACGGCGCACGCAACCGACGCCGAAGGCGACGCATCCGAATTGCCGATGATACCGGTTCCCTTCGACCTGTCTGCCCTCGACGGCGTTGACGAGGCGGATGAAGAGCCGGTCATGGAAACCGTTGTCGAGCCGGTGCGCCCGGCCCCCGCTCCGGTCATCGCAGCCCCGATTGCCGACGCCATCGCAGCCGCCCAGACGGCCCGCGACGTCGTACGCCAAACCGCATCCTCGACCTCCGAGGCCGAAAAGGCCGCCGCCCTTGCGGCTGCGGCCCAGGCACAGAATTCTGCCGGCGGCGGTGTCGCTCAGACGATCCGCGTCGACCTCGACCGCGTCGACCGCCTGATCAACCTTGTCGGCGAGCTCGTCATCAACCAGGCCATGCTGTCGCAGAGCGTCATCGAGAACGATGCCTCCGGCACCAACTCCATGAACATGGGTCTCGAAGAGCTGCAGCAGCTCACCCGCGAAATCCAGGACAGCGTGATGGCCATCCGCGCGCAGCCGGTCAAGCCGGTCTTCCAGCGCATGTCGCGTATCGTTCGCGAAGTGGCCGACATGACCGGCAAGCAGATCCGTCTGATCACCGAAGGTGAAAACACCGAAGTGGACAAGACGGTCATCGACAAGCTGGCCGAGCCGCTGACGCACATGATCCGCAACGCCGTCGATCACGGCGTGGAGACGCCGGAAAAGCGCGAAGCCGCCGGCAAGAATCCGGAAGGCACCGTTCGCCTCACTGCCAAGCATCGTTCCGGCCGCATCCTGATCGAGCTGGCCGACGACGGCGCCGGCATCAACCGCGAGCGCGTCCGCCAGAAGGCGATCGACAACGATCTGATCACCTCCGAAACGCCGCTTTCCGATGAAGAGATCGACAACCTGATCTTCCTTCCGGGCTTCTCGACTGCCGACAAGATCTCCGACATTTCCGGTCGTGGTGTCGGCATGGACGTGGTCAAGCGCTCCATTCAGGCGCTCGGCGGCCGTATCTCGATCTCGTCGACGCCGGGCAAGGGTTCCGTCTTCACCATGAGCCTGCCGCTGACGCTCGCCGTCCTCGACGGCATGGTCGTCACGGTCGCCGGCCAGACGCTCGTCGTGCCGCTGACGGCGATCGTCGAGACGCTGCAGCCGGAAGCGAAGTCCATCCACTCCTACGGCTCCAACCATCGCCTGCTTTCGATCCGCGATGGCTTCTGCCCGCTGGTCGATGTCGGCCGCATCCTCAACTACCGCGCCACCAGCGCGGATCCGGTCGAGGGCGTCGCGCTTCTCGTCGAATCCGAGAGCGGCGGCCAGCGCGCCCTCATGGTCGATGCGATCCAGGGACAGCGTCAGGTGGTTATTAAGAGTCTTGAGGCAAATTACTCCCACGTTCCGGGGATCGCGGCAGCCACGATCCTGGGAGACGGCCGGGTGGCTCTCATTCTCGATGTTGACGCGGTATGCGCCGCATCGCGGGGGCAGCCGCTCAGCCCGAACGCGGCATTGGCAGCGGCAGGTTAA
- a CDS encoding response regulator, with protein sequence MKKRVLTVDDSRTIRNMLLVTLNNAGFETIQAEDGVEGLEVLENACPDVIVTDINMPRLDGFGFIEGVRKNDKYRAIPILVLTTESDAEKKNRARQAGATGWIVKPFDPTKLIDAIERVTA encoded by the coding sequence ATGAAGAAGAGAGTGCTTACCGTGGATGATTCACGGACCATTCGTAATATGCTCCTCGTGACGTTGAACAACGCCGGATTCGAAACGATCCAGGCCGAAGACGGCGTCGAGGGACTGGAAGTCCTCGAAAATGCATGCCCCGATGTCATCGTCACCGACATCAACATGCCGCGTCTCGATGGCTTCGGCTTCATCGAGGGCGTTCGCAAGAACGACAAGTACCGCGCCATTCCGATCCTGGTCCTGACCACCGAAAGCGACGCCGAGAAGAAGAACCGCGCCCGCCAGGCTGGTGCGACCGGCTGGATCGTGAAGCCTTTCGATCCGACCAAACTGATCGATGCGATTGAGCGTGTAACCGCCTAA
- a CDS encoding STAS domain-containing protein translates to MTKKKSETAELKLSAVLDLNEASTLHGKLMELRGKDLALDASGVERVGAQCVQVLIAGSRAWEEDKKAFVFNKVSDVFSKTLQLIGVNIDHLLAKEIQQ, encoded by the coding sequence ATGACGAAGAAAAAGAGTGAGACTGCGGAGCTGAAGCTGTCTGCCGTGCTCGACCTCAACGAAGCTTCCACCCTGCACGGGAAGCTCATGGAACTGCGTGGCAAGGACCTCGCTCTCGACGCATCTGGCGTCGAGCGGGTCGGTGCCCAGTGCGTCCAGGTGCTGATCGCCGGTTCCAGGGCCTGGGAAGAAGACAAGAAGGCCTTCGTGTTCAACAAGGTCTCGGACGTATTTTCAAAGACGCTGCAGCTCATCGGCGTCAACATTGATCACCTGCTGGCTAAGGAGATTCAGCAATGA